A region from the Triticum aestivum cultivar Chinese Spring chromosome 3D, IWGSC CS RefSeq v2.1, whole genome shotgun sequence genome encodes:
- the LOC123078340 gene encoding uncharacterized protein isoform X2, with amino-acid sequence MCDCVCLFLSWLIEPPLRALPRPLGSSSPQAGMARALDGRNGRIKEAARDGGSRALHAVASHGRMPVCVYLLEKHVQRKCQRTFGHSFFLFSQQTGLYRAKLRQQNQMLPLQCAQIILWLKRQA; translated from the exons ATGTGTGATTGCGTTTGCCTCTTCCTCAGCTGGCTGATCGAGCCTCCTCTACGTGCCCTCCCTCGGCCCCTCGGCAGCTCGTCGCCGCAGGCAG GCATGGCGAGGGCGCTAGATGGCAGGAACGGCCGCATCAAGGAGGCAGCTAGGGACGGTGGCTCCAGGGCTCTACACGCCGTTGCCAGCCACGGGAGGATGCCGGTGTGTGTTTACCTGCTCGAGAAGCATGTTCAACGAAAATGTCAACGAACCTTTGGCCATAGCTTCTTCCTCTTCTCACAACAA ACTGGATTGTACCGTGCAAAACTACGCCAACAGAACCAAATGCTTCCGCTGCAATGCGCCCAAATCATACTATG GTTAAAAAGACAGGcctga
- the LOC123078340 gene encoding uncharacterized protein isoform X4, with the protein MELAAAPSNDALRPGMARALDGRNGRIKEAARDGGSRALHAVASHGRMPVCVYLLEKHVQRKCQRTFGHSFFLFSQQTGLYRAKLRQQNQMLPLQCAQIILWLKRQA; encoded by the exons ATGGAGCTCGCCGCCGCGCCTTCCAACGACGCCCTGCGTCCAG GCATGGCGAGGGCGCTAGATGGCAGGAACGGCCGCATCAAGGAGGCAGCTAGGGACGGTGGCTCCAGGGCTCTACACGCCGTTGCCAGCCACGGGAGGATGCCGGTGTGTGTTTACCTGCTCGAGAAGCATGTTCAACGAAAATGTCAACGAACCTTTGGCCATAGCTTCTTCCTCTTCTCACAACAA ACTGGATTGTACCGTGCAAAACTACGCCAACAGAACCAAATGCTTCCGCTGCAATGCGCCCAAATCATACTATG GTTAAAAAGACAGGcctga
- the LOC123078340 gene encoding uncharacterized protein isoform X3 → MAGTAASRRQLGTVAPGLYTPLPATGGCRCVFTCSRSMFNENVNEPLAIASSSSHNNIWMIRWVFFYMVTINAKGLHFYLNHYIWLLRLLDCTVQNYANRTKCFRCNAPKSYYG, encoded by the exons ATGGCAGGAACGGCCGCATCAAGGAGGCAGCTAGGGACGGTGGCTCCAGGGCTCTACACGCCGTTGCCAGCCACGGGAGGATGCCGGTGTGTGTTTACCTGCTCGAGAAGCATGTTCAACGAAAATGTCAACGAACCTTTGGCCATAGCTTCTTCCTCTTCTCACAACAA TATTTGGATGATCAGATGGGTCTTCTTCTACATGGTGACTATTAACGCAAAAGGATTGCACTTCTATCTCAACCACTACATTTGGTTACTCAGATT ACTGGATTGTACCGTGCAAAACTACGCCAACAGAACCAAATGCTTCCGCTGCAATGCGCCCAAATCATACTATG GTTAA
- the LOC123078340 gene encoding zinc finger protein VAR3, chloroplastic isoform X1 — protein sequence MEKVMMSRKSGDWSCRSCQYLNFCKRDACQRCDEAKLGAERPDYAAMGGSWEVKPGDWYCGCCGVNDYANRASCFKCSAAKTDSAAVAHNWGFNAAGQAGWKAGDWICPRHGEGARWQERPHQGGS from the exons ATGGAGAAGGTGATGATGAGCAGGAAGTCGGGTGACTGGAGTTGCAGGTCGTGCCAGTACCTCAACTTCTGCAAACGGGACGCTTGCCAGCGGTGCGACGAGGCTAAGCTGGGCGCCGAGCGGCCGGACTACGCGGCCATGGGCGGCAGCTGGGAAGTCAAGCCCGGCGATTGGTACTGCGGCTGCTGCGGCGTCAACGACTACGCCAATCGCGCCAGCTGCTTCAAGTGCAGCGCCGCAAAGACAGACTCCGCCGCCGTAGCGCACAACTGGGGGTTCAACGCCGCCGGCCAGGCCGGCTGGAAGGCCGGCGACTGGATCTGCCCCAG GCATGGCGAGGGCGCTAGATGGCAGGAACGGCCGCATCAAGGAGGCAGCTAG